aactatgaAAACACATagaaaaaatgaagaaaataaaccatttaaaaagggctttttataccatgcaacCTTAGGGTATTATAAAGTCTCCAAAATGTATGCAACAGGAagaataaagttttttttctaacCCCATAAAATGTAGGTCTATGTAAGTCTGTCTGTCCATATGAAAACCTTAGATTTCGGAGACTAAAAAAGCTAAAGTTACCACATTTGGTTTATTTAAACTTCTGCCTccaaaagtttaaaaaaatatttgagtaTTTGAAATATCACATCAATCTATCgatatacaaaatttaattaaaatcagACTGAAAATAGCCAAGATATGCTAATAAACGTTTTTTTAGTAGGTGTGGAATTGGCCGTTTAATACTGGCGGCGCTAGCGTGCTCATGTGCATGTAAGAGTGAGCTAGATAGCATATGAATGCTGCATAGCAAAAAAGGATTTTATATGTGTACATTAATTTGGTCTTTTTACTTGCTacatggtataccaaagtcgctTATTTACTCTATTAGTTTAATAACTACCATTTACCAACACTGGTGCTCATTAtaacctacatatgtatgtgaaaTGGCTTGTTTGATTGGTAAAGAGGTCGCTTTTCAGGTagcttatttatttatttatattaaaaataggtataattaaaattaatccTAACCTATGTTAAAAACTCTGGCTGCTAAGGCCTTTGGCTTGTATTAGTTGACTTTTCAcacatatattaaatatttattttacacatttatttaaattacatTAACCTATTCTCTTAGGATGTTCGCAGTTTATATAGTGTGGTATTGTTTGAggaatttaattattataggGATATTTTCAGGGGTTGGGTTTGAGAGGATTGCTATGGGACATTATTTGTTgaatatttatacccttgcaaaaagggtatattaattttggtcagaagtgtgcaacgcatagaaggaagcatttccgaccatataaagtatatatattcttgatcagcacgacgagacgagttcaaatagccatgtccgtccgtccgtccgtccgtctgtccgtccgtctggatcaacgcaaactcctcctagaccgtaagagctacagagctgaaattttgcatgtaggcttgtatatactgcaggcgttgtatatctcggattcagccagatcggatcactatatcatatagctcccatacaaatggcaaagtcacgaacagtgacttttcttaataacttcgttattttctgagcaattaatatgaaatttaatattggtgagttaattacacatataaacgactgtgccaaatttgatcaagatcgggtgactatatcatatagctcccataggaacgatctttcgaaaacagtgacttttgtcaattacttcgttacttttgaagcgaatgctttcaaattaaacatttgttagtttaatatatctgttaatgactgtgctgaatttgataaagatcgggttactatatcatatagctcccataggaacgatcggtggaaaacagtgactttgatcaatatcttacttttttcctatgctaagattgttctcggaaacattagcctttttagcttgaacgttttatcactttgatggctaaaagttgcaagggtatacaaactttgacgcggtcgaagttagccccggccctctggttatttcCTTAGGTGGGAAGGGGAGAGAGTTTTTTAGAATGTGTTCTATGTTACGGTTGTATTGTATATGAATTGCAGTTTGGGCAGGGTATAATTTCGTTGGGATGTACATGAATCTGATCAGCAATAGTCGAGCGTTTCAGAGCTGATTGCAGCTATAAAATTAGCATGGGGCTCGATTTCCTTGAATCATTTGGGAAAATTGTATGAATCTCTTCCAGACCGAATGGAGAAAAACAACACACTATTaacaaattctttttttgtttaaaaacatgttaataatttttattttaggtaatatttttatttgaagaggatttaaatattcttaaacaattttaagttCAAGTGTCCTATTCAAGTGGTGCACATTTAAGACTCCacattttgttactttttggTTAACACTGTTTTTTGTATACTTACTGCTTTggaataattttgaaatttgcgTCAAATTATTATAGTAAAAGAAACTtttgaagaaaacaaaaactatattCATAGTTGTCTTGGCTTAGCAGAGATTAACTATACAAAATCTATTTCAGAGGTGTCCTATTCAAGTGGCGCGCAGTGTATATAGCGCTGTTGGGTAAATCTTAGCGAGTCTAAACATGTCAAACCTTTGTATTCTCCTTGACTGGATATGCACCTATGTAGGTTCTATACAAATGATTTATGTAagcccattttaaaattattttcgttGTCCATTAGCTGATCCAAAAAATCATCATGTTTTTcatatatttgaaataaatcCTATATCATTTCTCTCGATAAAAAATCATtataaaagtcaaaagcttCAAATATAGAGGACtttcaaaattgtccgctattcccaGTGCTTTTAGGATGATTATTACTTCTCAGTTGCACCATTTTTGTAGCTTTTTAATTTCACCATACTTATGTAAGTTTAATTTGTGGATTCAGGAATGGCAAATAATCTGATGTTATTTGTTAGCGATTCTCTCTTAAGTGTTTGAAAGAATTCTTCTGGCTAGATTATTACACCTACGGGAAGAAGGTTTTCGAAGGCATCACTGCACCCCAGGCGCTCTGCTCCTTCGAAGATAAGCAGTACACTTCGGCAGTCTTCCCGGACGTCAAGATCGACCGAGTTTGGCACAATTGATTTCtacataaattgaaattaatgcTAACTGCTCAGCACTACATGATCTTAAAATCATATCTCGCTGATAGGCGCTTTTACGTAAGGTGTAAGAGCTCGATGTCGAGGATTGAGCGGATAAAAACAGGCGTCCCTCAAAGTAGCGTCTTGATCCCCATTCCTAATACGTCGTACACCGCCGATCTGCTTGATTGCCACAATGCAGACGATACTGCCTTTGTTGCTTCCGATTCACACCCTTCGGTGGCATCGGAAATCATCCAGGATCAACTTAACCTTTTGGAACCATGACTGTGCTGATGAAATGTCTCAGTCAACACGGCTGAGGGATATGATTTTCGCCACTCACAGGCCAGACAGCTTTAATGGGGCGCTTCTCCTGAGTGTGGACAAGGTGAAGTACCTGGGCCTTACCCTTGACAGGCGTTTGACCTGGAAAGCTTACATTAAGGCCCAAGACATCAAGAGAATTTAGGTAAACTTAAAACTGCCCAAGATGCAGTGGTTACTCGGCAGGAGATTTGAGCTCAGCACCTGCAACAAATTGCTGCTCTACAAGGCCTTTCTGAAGCCTGTATGCATACAACTCAGCGGCACAGCGTCTAACTCAAACATTGAAAATCTGCAGCAATTCCAGCACAAGATTTTACGCAGTAATGGTATAGCGCCTTCTTACGTGCGTAACTCACTCATCAACAGAGACCTAATCCTGCCCGTGAGTTATCTGCGAGATCCAGAGGCATGGCATGCGGTACTTCCCAAGGCTAGAGACTGCTCAAACTGCTGGACAACAGCATGCAGATTAGACGTCTGAAAAGAAGTCACCCACTTGCTCTGCCATTTAGACCAGCGACGGATGGGTAATTCCACCCCCATATTATGATTACCTTTGACAACAAATATCCATTTAGGATATAtcgcaaataaaaataaatataaaaaagaagaaacaattATACTAAATTAAGCAAAGCTTTTGATTCTATTCTCTAAACTGAATGACATTGACTTTGCACCTCTTTTCCTTAGGGATGTCTGCAACTAAAATTTATGATAAATTCCTGTTATTCAGTTGGTTTTTCTATATGAATGTATACAcatattatgtatgtatgtacatatgtatgtgcgtATGGCCACATGCGGGTCAAGCTAGCCGATGGCATCTGGATGCCGGCTCTGGATTGTCAGTACCTAATATCATATCAACgctaatatatatacattcaaTGGGCCAAGAAGCAAATGATCgtacaaaacaacaacaacaaattatagCAATTACAACAATCGATGAACGAAAAACAAACTGAattcaactcaactcaactgaAAAGTCAActgacgacgacaacaacaatgcgATGCGATAAGACCATGACCAAGACCAAGTCAATGTTGATGTCTGCTGGCCTACACTTAAAACCGCGATTACAAACGAATGAAAACCGATTTGATTGGCTTAAAATGGGGTAAATagatgtgtgagtgtgtatatatacattgatatgtgtgtgtgtgtgtattactGACTCATTCTGTTATTTAATCATTTGAAATGCAAAGACAACAACCACAGTCTAAGGAAAGCGTTGTCTACATATTGGCTATCAACATGTTGCCAAGCCATCACAACGCAAACGTCTCTCAAAACTAAAACGCTCTTATCTGAATGGATTTTTAAAGAAACtcataaataacaaataaatatacatatgcatcTGTATATTAACATTTCAATCGGTTCAAATGTGTTTTACTTTCATGCTTAATGCAAACTACTGCTGAAATTTCCTAAGCGCATACAATTAGTATTCGACTTtatatttaagttttaaaataaactattCGTGAATCTaaatttcttctattttttattatgATCACACATTTGCACATGGATGTATGTCTGTACATGTCTTCGATGTATGTTGTGTCCATAATTGAAAATATGCCAACTTGTGGTGGGTTATCTTTACCACAATATTTCAAGCTATCACAATATAACTGAACACCAAAATCTGAGTCTAAAAATGTTCAGCTGATTAGTGTCTGGTTAGGTAAACGAATATTAAACAAGTAAATTTACTAACTAATGTTAAGTGGCAACATGAGAgatttctttgtttaaaattcTATATAATGACAACATTAAAATGCCAAAACATGGGCACTCTAACACTATCCAAAAGTGATATATATGACTTCTCctaaaagaagaagaaaaggaTAATAAGGAGTGGAACAATAAAAGTATGGAAACTGTTAAAAAAAACTAGTGTGTTCAATGCCAAAAGGATTGAAACTCTTACAAATTCTCAAGTTggacaaataaaatattgttatatatttttttatacctcAGCTAAACGATTTTTGATCTCTCAATATaaactatttttatacccttgcaaaaagggtatattaattttggtcagaagtgtgcaacgcatagaaggaagcatctccgaccatataaagtatatatattcttgatcagcatgacgagacgagttcaaatagccatgtccgtccgtccgtccgtccgtctgtccgtccgtctggatcagcgcaaactccttctagactgtaagagctacagagttaaAACTtagcatgtaggcttgtatatactgcaggggttgtatatttcggattcagtcagatcggaccactatttcatatagctcccatataAACGATCGGGGGAAAACAGTGAGTTTGAAAATTCACTTGGCAACGTTTCGGTAGTAAAGCAACGTccataaattattattatattttattatttttatattacgATAAACTATTTGACCGTTGCCAGTCAGAATAATCGGTAGGCAAACGAGTCTGCCGTAATCgtaacttttttttcaacatttcaaaatgtaaattcgataaaataaaaaatatatatgggTAATCTAATCGTAAAACTCAAATTTGATCGTCCAAAAACATAGTTTAAGGCAGTTGAATCTCTCCTTGATGATATCCGCACTGCCCGCATCCATCCAGATGTAAACCTGTTCATTGGGGCAAATATTTGTGACTGTAGGGGGTACATATTCCCGGCTCACGACAGCCCACTTCTCCGTCTTTATATCAGTGTTCTGCTGTTCGAGGAGCGTGAAAATTCGCAGCAAACAAGTCTCTACCTTTGGCCAAGTAACTCTGGCCGCTGTCAGGTGCAGGAAGTCTATAAAACCAGCGGCCTCATAGAGCCCTATAGAACACACGCTGCTCGCCACCCATTCCCTGGTCTCTTCGTTGTCCGCTGCGATGTACAGCCGGCCATGGTATTCAGCGACCGGAGTGACATCATTGAAATCTAAGCTCCGAACGTCTCCGAAACGCAAAAATTTACCAAAGAACCCTTTGAACAGATCGCAAAAGTTCTTTGCGCATTCGGAGGCAGAAACTATCACAACAAACGGCCTCTTCTCTGGCAGGATGTTCATGTATGGGGGATGCTGACCAGTTGTAACATCCggttccatttccatttcagaTTCAACTTTAACTTCGATACTTGAGTCTGACACCGAATTATCGACTAGTGGAAGCGCGATATCCTCGGCCTCAAGAGAAAATCGTATCAAGcacacaaaattgttgccttcaTAGCAAGACACAATCGGCTTAATTTGTTCGTTGTTGCCTAGACCAGCAATTTCTGTCAAAAGAACTGAATCGGCCAACGTTACATCAGAAGTACAAATCTCCAATGGTTCCTGAATATTGAGAAGACTCTGCAGCTCTCTCTTAAGTTCGTATATACTAGCTGAGATCGGGAGCTTCATAACCAATTgctggaaaagaacacttggtcACGATTATGAAAAGTAATATCCTCACGTTTACTAACCTCTCCGGATTGCATGATCAATTGAACAGTCAacatattttcacttttgtttttctcttttttaatATTCAGAATTAGagcaaagtttttgttttatttttgatgttgactgtatgaGTTTACGAAGTAGAATGATTGAAGTACTGTACCCCCTTGACCAggtcgaattttacaaacatcccaggccttcttggatctcaaaaatATGTGAATTGCTTCCGTCTAGTCGAAAGTACTAGATACTTTCGAAAATAAGCTGAGCAGTATGCAATTGTCAAAtatttctgtctctttttatacccttgcaaaaagggtatattaattttggtcagaagtgtgcaacgcatagaaggaagcatctccgaccatataaagtatatatattcttgatcagcacgacgagacgagttcaaatagccatgtccgtccgtccgtccgtctggatcaacgcaaactcctcctagaccgtaagagctacagagctttgcatgtaggcttgtatatactgcaggggatgtatatctcggattcagtcaGATCGGacctatatcatatagctcccatacaaacggcaaagtaacgaacagtgacttttatcaattggtgtgtttattacacctatagacgactctgccaaatttgatcaagatcgcgtgactatatcatatagctcccataggaacgataggtcgaaaacagtgactttgatcaatatcttagttttttcctatgctaagattgttggccgttctttcgcaaacattagcctttttagcttaaacgtttttccactttgatggctataagtaaggaaagagttaccaaagaAGTTGCAAGgttatacaaactttgacgcggtcgaagttagccccgtccTCTGGTTAGAAAACAATTAAACCGATTTTGAGACACTTTATTTTTAAGACCTTACAGCAGAAATAACCCAgtaagatatt
The sequence above is a segment of the Drosophila willistoni isolate 14030-0811.24 chromosome XR unlocalized genomic scaffold, UCI_dwil_1.1 Seg143, whole genome shotgun sequence genome. Coding sequences within it:
- the LOC111518978 gene encoding uncharacterized protein LOC111518978 isoform X3, whose amino-acid sequence is MLTVQLIMESGEQLVMKLPISASIYELKRELQSLLNIQEPLEICTSDVTLADSVLLTEIAGLGNNEQIKPIVSCYEGNNFVCLIRFSLEAEDIALPLVDNSVSDSSIEVKVESEMEMEPDVTTGQHPPYMNILPEKRPFVVIVSASECAKNFCDLFKGFFGKFLRFGDVRSLDFNDVTPVAEYHGRLYIAADNEETREWVASSVCSIGLYEAAGFIDFLHLTAARVTWPKVETCLLRIFTLLEQQNTDIKTEKWAVVSREYVPPTVTNICPNEQVYIWMDAGSADIIKERFNCLKLCFWTIKFEFYD
- the LOC111518978 gene encoding uncharacterized protein LOC111518978 isoform X2, with translation MLTVQLIMQSGEQLVMKLPISASIYELKRELQSLLNIQEPLEICTSDVTLADSVLLTEIAGLGNNEQIKPIVSCYEGNNFVCLIRFSLEAEDIALPLVDNSVSDSSIEVKVESEMEMEPDVTTGQHPPYMNILPEKRPFVVIVSASECAKNFCDLFKGFFGKFLRFGDVRSLDFNDVTPVAEYHGRLYIAADNEETREWVASSVCSIGLYEAAGFIDFLHLTAARVTWPKVETCLLRIFTLLEQQNTDIKTEKWAVVSREYVPPTVTNICPNEQVYIWMDAGSADIIKERFNCLKLCFWTIKFEFYD